The Desulfoscipio gibsoniae DSM 7213 genome contains a region encoding:
- a CDS encoding Rpn family recombination-promoting nuclease/putative transposase, with protein sequence MPDRGKTSPKPPHHPHDKGYRQLLTNKKTFLELLQTFVDEGWVREIKEDDLTLVNKSYVLQDFSDKEADIVYRMRLGGSEIIFYVLLELQSTVDHTMPFRLLQYMVEIWRDIYQNTPEKERRRKSFKLPPIVPAVLYNGKKGWTAHQSFRKYQSGHEQFPGRLLDFSYILFDVVRYSEEDLHRAANVVSSVFYLDQTVDSRELVARLRKLADVLKEMDPEQFRQIIVWLRNVIKRKLPGPLQKEIDRVLDETELREVEKMITNIERSLDEMQKAAEARGMEKGQTKGKLEGKLEGKLEGKLEGKVEIARVALKEGLNVDMICKITGLSLETVLELKKELEN encoded by the coding sequence TTGCCAGACCGAGGAAAAACGTCACCAAAACCGCCCCACCACCCCCACGATAAAGGATACAGGCAGCTTTTGACCAACAAAAAGACCTTCCTGGAACTACTGCAAACCTTCGTGGACGAGGGCTGGGTGCGTGAAATAAAAGAAGATGACTTGACGCTGGTCAATAAGTCCTATGTGCTACAGGACTTTAGCGACAAAGAGGCCGACATAGTGTACAGGATGAGGCTCGGCGGAAGCGAAATAATATTCTACGTACTCTTAGAACTGCAGTCAACCGTGGACCACACCATGCCCTTTCGCCTGCTGCAATACATGGTCGAGATATGGCGGGACATTTACCAAAATACGCCGGAAAAAGAACGGAGACGCAAGAGCTTCAAACTGCCGCCCATCGTCCCCGCCGTACTCTACAACGGCAAGAAAGGCTGGACGGCCCACCAGAGCTTTAGAAAGTACCAGTCGGGGCACGAACAATTCCCCGGCCGCTTGCTGGATTTTTCCTACATCCTCTTTGATGTCGTTCGCTATAGCGAAGAAGACCTGCACCGGGCGGCCAATGTAGTGTCCAGCGTATTCTACCTGGATCAGACCGTTGATTCGAGAGAACTGGTGGCCCGGCTCAGAAAACTGGCTGACGTATTGAAAGAAATGGACCCGGAACAATTCCGGCAAATAATCGTGTGGCTGCGGAACGTCATCAAACGCAAACTGCCAGGACCACTGCAAAAGGAAATTGACCGCGTGCTGGATGAAACTGAGCTTCGGGAGGTGGAAAAAATGATCACCAATATTGAGCGGTCGCTGGATGAGATGCAAAAGGCGGCTGAAGCGAGGGGAATGGAAAAAGGTCAAACGAAAGGTAAACTTGAGGGCAAGCTTGAGGGCAAGCTTGAGGGTAAACTTGAAGGTAAAGTCGAAATAGCCAGGGTTGCGTTGAAAGAAGGATTGAATGTTGACATGATTTGCAAAATAACCGGATTGTCTTTAGAAACCGTACTGGAGCTAAAGAAAGAACTAGAAAACTAA
- a CDS encoding RNA polymerase sigma factor encodes MPRGFKTSKKNRTNYVYYTAEGTKIVITPGEDGVTEADIELLHALDDQEVDEQRRYGYRVSVHLDAYHDGEGGAADDRNKYLANNSANPEQLYMEVEEELEHLASLDRLTKAMEHLLPKQRELFKKVYVDKRTNADIAAEEGVTEVAIRNRLKKMHEKLKKHFS; translated from the coding sequence ATGCCAAGAGGTTTCAAAACCAGTAAAAAGAACCGCACCAATTATGTCTATTACACAGCCGAAGGAACAAAGATCGTTATTACCCCAGGTGAAGATGGAGTTACCGAAGCCGACATTGAGCTTTTGCATGCTTTGGATGACCAAGAAGTGGACGAGCAGCGCCGCTATGGCTACCGGGTGAGCGTACACCTTGATGCTTACCACGATGGTGAAGGTGGGGCTGCAGATGACCGCAATAAGTATCTCGCCAATAACAGTGCTAATCCAGAACAGCTTTACATGGAAGTAGAAGAGGAATTAGAGCATCTGGCTTCGTTGGACAGGCTTACCAAAGCCATGGAACATCTCCTACCAAAACAAAGGGAGCTGTTCAAAAAGGTATATGTAGACAAACGAACCAACGCGGATATTGCTGCTGAAGAAGGTGTGACTGAAGTGGCCATCCGGAACCGGCTCAAAAAGATGCACGAGAAGCTAAAAAAACATTTCTCCTAA
- a CDS encoding bacteriophage abortive infection AbiH family protein, translating to MGNGFDIMHGVPSSYYNFRDTIGKNNILRFTLETYIRKDDIWGNFESSLAYLDREMMLSTVDDWLDDFGVPDEEDDDDFSAADFFAAQETAASPVFVLTQELPKRFRRWINTLKPNSHSKALEDIFKLNSRYINFNYTEFLETIYEVPRENILYIHGDRRDKKTQLVLGHGHDTEKIFEEWYQSNKNRKEFQPRLRGRKGQFYNNDNPVYLGYFLSDNTKGNWKSQMRYDVINNTVGIIEDYYDNSAKKTSDVLAKNQQYFKSLENIRSIVVIGHSLSDVDYPYFKEIIKFNRNSTEVKWHISWHSVDDTPPFRLNFHNNNTHIWYDFALIYLYPQSLDEIRTFLLQQGAEPL from the coding sequence ATCGGTAACGGATTCGATATAATGCATGGCGTTCCATCAAGCTATTATAATTTCCGGGACACCATAGGTAAAAACAATATATTAAGATTTACATTGGAAACTTATATCAGAAAGGATGATATATGGGGAAATTTTGAAAGTAGTCTAGCGTATTTGGATCGTGAAATGATGCTTAGTACAGTAGATGACTGGCTAGATGATTTTGGTGTACCTGATGAAGAGGATGATGATGATTTTTCGGCTGCTGATTTCTTTGCTGCCCAAGAGACCGCTGCATCTCCAGTATTCGTTTTAACTCAAGAGCTTCCTAAAAGGTTTCGTAGATGGATAAATACATTAAAACCCAATAGTCATTCAAAAGCGCTTGAAGATATTTTTAAACTTAATTCACGATATATTAACTTCAATTATACAGAATTCTTAGAAACGATCTATGAAGTACCTAGGGAAAACATACTATACATCCACGGTGATAGAAGAGATAAAAAAACACAACTTGTGCTAGGACATGGACATGATACTGAAAAGATATTTGAGGAATGGTATCAATCCAACAAAAACCGGAAGGAATTTCAGCCAAGGCTAAGAGGAAGAAAAGGACAATTTTATAATAACGATAACCCGGTGTATTTGGGTTACTTTTTAAGTGATAATACTAAGGGAAATTGGAAGAGCCAAATGAGATATGATGTAATCAATAACACGGTCGGTATTATTGAAGACTACTACGATAATTCAGCCAAGAAAACAAGTGATGTTCTAGCCAAGAACCAGCAGTATTTTAAATCGCTAGAGAATATTAGGAGTATTGTGGTAATTGGGCATTCCTTATCGGATGTGGATTATCCTTATTTTAAGGAGATAATTAAATTTAACAGAAATAGCACTGAGGTAAAATGGCACATTAGCTGGCACAGTGTGGATGACACTCCCCCTTTCCGATTGAATTTCCATAATAACAATACTCATATCTGGTATGATTTTGCTCTGATATACCTTTACCCCCAGTCACTGGACGAAATTAGGACGTTCTTACTACAACAAGGCGCTGAGCCATTATAA